From Arachis stenosperma cultivar V10309 chromosome 2, arast.V10309.gnm1.PFL2, whole genome shotgun sequence, one genomic window encodes:
- the LOC130960728 gene encoding uncharacterized protein LOC130960728: MNTIARHASSFLRWTSHTLEPLNNGHHQLQQLQQSRGIRVRVINGNVEQALTLLQRKMTASGIERMIKREQRFHIKNSEKRVLAKKNLERRLKSEDLARKLKAIMIKKIRGM, encoded by the exons ATGAACACCATTGCAAGGCATGCATCTAGCTTTCTCAGATGGACAAGCCACACCCTCGAACCGCTGAATAACGGGCATCACCAATTGCAGCAACTTCAGCAGTCCAGAGGCATACGGGTCAGGGTAATAAATGGGAATGTGGAACAGGCACTTACTTTGTTGCAGCGTAAGATGACAGCAAGTGGCATTGAACGGATGATAAAGCGTGAACAGAGATTTCATATCAAGAACTCTGAGAAGCGGGTTTTAGCCAAAAAGAACTTAGAGCGGAGGCTTAAATCTGAGGATCTTGCTAGAAAACTTAAGGCCATTATGATCAAGAAAATCAG GGGTATGTGA
- the LOC130960870 gene encoding DExH-box ATP-dependent RNA helicase DExH1 isoform X1, giving the protein MPHWILRAHNWSTYNHCFTSLHPHTPNLPLRISASVMSYRPNYQGGGRRGGGASSSGRRGGGRGGGGGRGGGGRGEQRWWDPVWRAERLRQQQPQKEVLDENEWWDKIEKMKRGGEQEMVIKRYFSIADQQTVADMAYQHGLYFHAYNKGKTLVVSKVPLPDYRADLDERHGSTQKEIRMSTDIERRVGNLLNNSQSVGEASASFPSVSTDLGQKQSLTATKSVSSQQSDSSKDKLNVALKERQEHIQASDGLKEMKAFRERLPAFKMKSEFLKAVQENQVLVVSGETGCGKTTQLPQFILEEEIGSLRGADCNIICTQPRRISAISVSARISAERGENLGETVGYQIRLETKRSAETRLLFCTTGVLLRQLVQDPQLSGVSHLLVDEIHERGMNEDFLIIILRDLLPRRPDLRLILMSATINADLFSKYFGNAPTIHIPGFTYPVEEHFLEDVLEKTRYSIKAEFDNFEGNSRRRRKQQDSKKDPLTEMFEDIDVDTHYKNYSVGVRKSLDAWSGSQIDLGLVEATIEYICRKEGDGAILVFLTGWDEISKLLDKLKVNNLLSDPNKFLILPLHGSMPTVNQREIFDRPPPNKRKIVLATNIAESSITIDDVVYVIDCGKAKETSYDALNKLACLLPSWISKASAHQRRGRAGRVQPGVCYRLYPKLIHDAMPQYQLAEILRTPLQELCLHIKSLQLGAVASFLEKALQPPDPLAVQNAIELLKTIGVLDDKEELTPLGRHLSTIPLDPNIGKMLLMGSIFQCLNPALTIAAALAYRNPFVLPINRKEEADDAKRAFAGDSCSDHIALLKAFEGWKEAKRSGNEKQFCWDNFLSSLTLRLIDDMRLQFLNLLSDIGFVDKSRGPNAYNQYSHDLEMVCAILCAGLYPNVVQCKRRGKRTAFYTKEVGKVDIHPASVNAGVHLFPLPYMVYSEKVKTSSIYVRDSTNISDYALLLFGGNLVPGKNGEGIEMLGGYLHFSASKSVIDLIRKLRGELDKLLNRKIEEPGLDITTEGKGVVAAAVELLHSQTIR; this is encoded by the exons ATGCCTCACTGGATTCTCCGCGCCCATAACTGGTCCACTTACAATCACTGCTTCACTTCCCTGCACCCGCACACACCCAATCTTCCTCTCCGGATCTCCGCTTCTGTTATGTCTTACCGTCCTAACTACCAAGGCGGTGGCCGTCGGGGCGGCGGTGCTTCCTCTTCCGGCCGTCGTGGAGGTGGCCGTGGCGGCGGCGGTggcagaggaggaggaggacgcggCGAGCAGAGGTGGTGGGACCCTGTCTGGCGAGCTGAGCGCCTCAGACAGCAACAACCTCAG AAGGAGGTGCTTGATGAGAATGAGTGGTGGGACAAgatagagaagatgaagagaggAGGGGAGCAGGAAATGGTCATCAAGCGTTACTTTAGTATTGCAGACCAGCAAACCGTAGCTGATATGGCATATCAGCATGGGCTGTACTT CCATGCTTATAATAAAGGGAAGACTCTAGTTGTAAGCAAAGTTCCTTTGCCTGATTACCGTGCAGATCTTGACGAGCGTCATGGATCAACACAGAAGGAG ATTAGAATGTCCACAGACATTGAACGAAGAGTAGGGAATCTTTTGAATAACTCACAATCAGTGGGGGAAGCATCTGCTAGTTTTCCTTCTGTATCCACTGACTTGGGACAGAAACAATCATTAACTGCTACGAAATCTGTCTCTTCACAACAGAGTGATTCTTCAAAGGATAAACTTAATGTTGCTCTAAAGGAAAGGCAGGAACATATCCAG GCAAGTGATGGTTTGAAGGAAATGAAGGCGTTTAGGGAGAGGCTTCCTGCATTTAAAATGAAGTCGGAGTTTCTGAAAGCAGTTCAGGAGAATCAG GTATTGGTAGTTTCAGGGGAGACAGGTTGTGGCAAAACAACACAGCTTCCACAATTCATTCTGGAAGAGGAAATAGGATCTTTGCGGGGGGCTGATTGCAACATAATTTGTACTCAACCTCGGCGTATCTCTGCAATTTCGGTTTCAGCTCGAATATCTGCTGAAAGAGGGGAGAATCTTGGCGAAACAGTTGGATACCAAATTCGTCTTGAAACAAAACGTTCTGCTGAAACACGCCTTCTTTTCTGCACCACTGGTGTATTACTTCGGCAATTG GTCCAAGATCCACAATTAAGTGGTGTCAGCCATTTGCTGGTTGATGAAATTCATGAAAGAGGCATGAATGAAgactttttaattataattttacgcGATCTTCTTCCTCGGCGTCCAGATTTGCGTCTCATTCTTATGAGTGCCACTATTAATGCTGACTTGTTCTCCAAATACTTTGGAAATGCCCCAACAATACACATACCG GGGTTTACTTATCCTGTGGAGGAGCACTTCCTAGAAGATGTGTTGGAGAAAACTCGATATAGCATTAAGGCAGAATTTGACAATTTTGAGGGGAACTCTAGGAGGAGAAGGAAACAACAGGATTCTAAGAAGGATCCGTTGACTGAAATGTTTGAG GATATTGATGTAGATACTCATTACAAAAATTATAGCGTAGGTGTTAGAAAATCTCTTGATGCTTGGTCAGGTTCACAGATTGATTTGGGTCTG GTAGAGGCAACAATTGAATATATCTGTCGGAAAGAAGGTGACGGAGCAATTCttgtatttcttactggctggGATGAGATCTCTAAGCTACTTGACAAACTTAAAGTTAATAACTTGCTTAGTGATCCTAACAAGTTTTTGATCCTTCCTCTGCATGGCTCAATGCCTACTGTCAACCAACGTGAAATATTTGACCGTCCTCCCCCTAACAAGAG AAAAATTGTCCTAGCAACAAATATCGCCGAGAGTAGCATCACCATAGATGATGTTGTGTATGTCATAGACTGTGGCAAAGCAAAGGAGACCAGTTATGATGCTTTAAATAAGCTAGCCTGTCTGTTACCATCGTGGATTTCAAAGGCTTCAGCTCATCAG AGACGTGGCCGTGCAGGTAGAGTGCAACCTGGAGTTTGTTATAGATTGTATCCAAAACTGATCCACGATGCAATGCCACAGTATCAGTTAGCTGAAATCCTTCGAACACCATTGCAAGAGTTGTGCCTGCATATCAAAAGTTTGCAGCTTGGAGCTGTGGCGTCATTTTTAGAAAAGGCACTTCAGCCACCAGATCCTCTCGCTGTTCAGAATGCTATTGAGCTTCTAAAAACGATTGGGGTTTTGGATGACAAGGAAGAGCTTACCCCACTGG GTCGGCATCTTAGCACCATACCTTTGGACCCAAATATTGGAAAGATGCTTCTCATGGGCTCTATCTTTCAATGCCTTAACCCTGCCTTAACAATTGCTGCAGCTCTTGCATATCGCAACCCATTTGTCTTGCCAATTAACAGAAAAGAGGAAGCTGATGATGCAAAACGAGCTTTTGCTGGTGATTCTTGCAG TGATCACATAGCTCTTCTAAAGGCATTTGAAGGATGGAAGGAGGCAAAACGTAGTGGGAATGAGAAGCAGTTTTGTTGGGACAATTTTCTATCCTCATTAACCTTGCGGTTAATTGATGATATGAGATTACAGTTTCTCAATTTATTATCTGACATCGGATTTGTTGACAAGTCCAGGGGTCCTAAT GCCTACAACCAGTACAGTCATGATTTGGAGATGGTTTGTGCAATCCTTTGTGCCGGGCTCTACCCTAATGTTGTTCAGTGCAAAAGAAGAGGAAAACGGACGGCGTTCTATACGAAAGAAGTTGGGAAGGTTGACATCCATCCAGCTTCTGTCAATGCCGGGGTTCATCTCTTCCCTTTGCCTTACATGGTATATAGTGAAAAGGTGAAAACCAGCAGCATCTATGTTAGAGACTCTACCAACATTTCAGATTATGCCCTGCTTCTGTTTGGCGGTAATCTTGTCCCCGGCAAAAATGGCGAGGGCATTGAGATGCTTGGAGGTTACCTTCATTTCTCTGCTTCAAAGAGTGTCATTGACTTGATAAGG aaattacgTGGAGAGCTTGACAAGCTTCTGAACAGAAAAATTGAAGAACCAGGATTGGACATTACTACAGAAGGAAAGGGAGTGGTTGCTGCTGCTGTTGAGTTGCTTCACAGTCAAACCATTCGCTGA
- the LOC130963607 gene encoding uncharacterized protein LOC130963607, translated as MTELFEDVDVDTHYKNYSVGVRKSLDAWSGSQIDLGLVEATIEYICRKEGDGAILVFLTGWDEISKLLDKLKVNNLIGDPNKFFILPLHASMPTVNQREIFDRPPPNKRGFRIFKLDRSILRWCEVFDIGDRFLFWDYTKVSLVSAKGLRLAERFKRGNCIFFCHANTHREWKSPIPDIQDQFRFKEHDIGVFFLADRTISHFSISSSLPFSLLNMWFGPAP; from the exons ATGACTGAATTGTTTGAG GATGTTGATGTAGATACTCATTACAAAAATTATAGCGTAGGTGTTAGAAAATCTCTTGATGCTTGGTCAGGTTCACAGATTGATTTGGGTCTG GTAGAAGCAACAATTGAATATATCTGTCGTAAAGAAGGTGACGGAGCAATTCttgtatttcttactggctggGATGAGATCTCTAAGCTACTTGACAAACTTAAAGTTAATAACTTGATTGGTGATCCTAACAAGTTTTTTATCCTTCCTCTGCATGCCTCAATGCCTACTGTCAACCAACGTGAAATATTTGACCGTCCTCCCCCTAACAAGAG GGGATTTCGTATTTTTAAGTTGGACAGAAGCATTCTTAGATGGTGTGAGGTTTTTGACATTGGTGATCGCTTCTTGTTCTGGGATTATACTAAGGTGAGTCTTGTGTCTGCTAAAGGACTCAGACTTGCAGAACGGTTTAAGAGGGGTAACTGCATCTTTTTCTGCCATGCAAATACTCATAGGGAGTGGAAATCTCCAATACCAGATATTCAAGATCAATTTCGATTTAAAGAACATGATATTGGTGTATTCTTCTTGGCCGATAGAACTATTAGCCATTTTTCAATTAGTTCTTCTTTGCCATTTTCGCTTTTAAACATGTGGTTCGGTCCTGCTCCTTAG
- the LOC130960870 gene encoding DExH-box ATP-dependent RNA helicase DExH1 isoform X3 yields MSTDIERRVGNLLNNSQSVGEASASFPSVSTDLGQKQSLTATKSVSSQQSDSSKDKLNVALKERQEHIQASDGLKEMKAFRERLPAFKMKSEFLKAVQENQVLVVSGETGCGKTTQLPQFILEEEIGSLRGADCNIICTQPRRISAISVSARISAERGENLGETVGYQIRLETKRSAETRLLFCTTGVLLRQLVQDPQLSGVSHLLVDEIHERGMNEDFLIIILRDLLPRRPDLRLILMSATINADLFSKYFGNAPTIHIPGFTYPVEEHFLEDVLEKTRYSIKAEFDNFEGNSRRRRKQQDSKKDPLTEMFEDIDVDTHYKNYSVGVRKSLDAWSGSQIDLGLVEATIEYICRKEGDGAILVFLTGWDEISKLLDKLKVNNLLSDPNKFLILPLHGSMPTVNQREIFDRPPPNKRKIVLATNIAESSITIDDVVYVIDCGKAKETSYDALNKLACLLPSWISKASAHQRRGRAGRVQPGVCYRLYPKLIHDAMPQYQLAEILRTPLQELCLHIKSLQLGAVASFLEKALQPPDPLAVQNAIELLKTIGVLDDKEELTPLGRHLSTIPLDPNIGKMLLMGSIFQCLNPALTIAAALAYRNPFVLPINRKEEADDAKRAFAGDSCSDHIALLKAFEGWKEAKRSGNEKQFCWDNFLSSLTLRLIDDMRLQFLNLLSDIGFVDKSRGPNAYNQYSHDLEMVCAILCAGLYPNVVQCKRRGKRTAFYTKEVGKVDIHPASVNAGVHLFPLPYMVYSEKVKTSSIYVRDSTNISDYALLLFGGNLVPGKNGEGIEMLGGYLHFSASKSVIDLIRKLRGELDKLLNRKIEEPGLDITTEGKGVVAAAVELLHSQTIR; encoded by the exons ATGTCCACAGACATTGAACGAAGAGTAGGGAATCTTTTGAATAACTCACAATCAGTGGGGGAAGCATCTGCTAGTTTTCCTTCTGTATCCACTGACTTGGGACAGAAACAATCATTAACTGCTACGAAATCTGTCTCTTCACAACAGAGTGATTCTTCAAAGGATAAACTTAATGTTGCTCTAAAGGAAAGGCAGGAACATATCCAG GCAAGTGATGGTTTGAAGGAAATGAAGGCGTTTAGGGAGAGGCTTCCTGCATTTAAAATGAAGTCGGAGTTTCTGAAAGCAGTTCAGGAGAATCAG GTATTGGTAGTTTCAGGGGAGACAGGTTGTGGCAAAACAACACAGCTTCCACAATTCATTCTGGAAGAGGAAATAGGATCTTTGCGGGGGGCTGATTGCAACATAATTTGTACTCAACCTCGGCGTATCTCTGCAATTTCGGTTTCAGCTCGAATATCTGCTGAAAGAGGGGAGAATCTTGGCGAAACAGTTGGATACCAAATTCGTCTTGAAACAAAACGTTCTGCTGAAACACGCCTTCTTTTCTGCACCACTGGTGTATTACTTCGGCAATTG GTCCAAGATCCACAATTAAGTGGTGTCAGCCATTTGCTGGTTGATGAAATTCATGAAAGAGGCATGAATGAAgactttttaattataattttacgcGATCTTCTTCCTCGGCGTCCAGATTTGCGTCTCATTCTTATGAGTGCCACTATTAATGCTGACTTGTTCTCCAAATACTTTGGAAATGCCCCAACAATACACATACCG GGGTTTACTTATCCTGTGGAGGAGCACTTCCTAGAAGATGTGTTGGAGAAAACTCGATATAGCATTAAGGCAGAATTTGACAATTTTGAGGGGAACTCTAGGAGGAGAAGGAAACAACAGGATTCTAAGAAGGATCCGTTGACTGAAATGTTTGAG GATATTGATGTAGATACTCATTACAAAAATTATAGCGTAGGTGTTAGAAAATCTCTTGATGCTTGGTCAGGTTCACAGATTGATTTGGGTCTG GTAGAGGCAACAATTGAATATATCTGTCGGAAAGAAGGTGACGGAGCAATTCttgtatttcttactggctggGATGAGATCTCTAAGCTACTTGACAAACTTAAAGTTAATAACTTGCTTAGTGATCCTAACAAGTTTTTGATCCTTCCTCTGCATGGCTCAATGCCTACTGTCAACCAACGTGAAATATTTGACCGTCCTCCCCCTAACAAGAG AAAAATTGTCCTAGCAACAAATATCGCCGAGAGTAGCATCACCATAGATGATGTTGTGTATGTCATAGACTGTGGCAAAGCAAAGGAGACCAGTTATGATGCTTTAAATAAGCTAGCCTGTCTGTTACCATCGTGGATTTCAAAGGCTTCAGCTCATCAG AGACGTGGCCGTGCAGGTAGAGTGCAACCTGGAGTTTGTTATAGATTGTATCCAAAACTGATCCACGATGCAATGCCACAGTATCAGTTAGCTGAAATCCTTCGAACACCATTGCAAGAGTTGTGCCTGCATATCAAAAGTTTGCAGCTTGGAGCTGTGGCGTCATTTTTAGAAAAGGCACTTCAGCCACCAGATCCTCTCGCTGTTCAGAATGCTATTGAGCTTCTAAAAACGATTGGGGTTTTGGATGACAAGGAAGAGCTTACCCCACTGG GTCGGCATCTTAGCACCATACCTTTGGACCCAAATATTGGAAAGATGCTTCTCATGGGCTCTATCTTTCAATGCCTTAACCCTGCCTTAACAATTGCTGCAGCTCTTGCATATCGCAACCCATTTGTCTTGCCAATTAACAGAAAAGAGGAAGCTGATGATGCAAAACGAGCTTTTGCTGGTGATTCTTGCAG TGATCACATAGCTCTTCTAAAGGCATTTGAAGGATGGAAGGAGGCAAAACGTAGTGGGAATGAGAAGCAGTTTTGTTGGGACAATTTTCTATCCTCATTAACCTTGCGGTTAATTGATGATATGAGATTACAGTTTCTCAATTTATTATCTGACATCGGATTTGTTGACAAGTCCAGGGGTCCTAAT GCCTACAACCAGTACAGTCATGATTTGGAGATGGTTTGTGCAATCCTTTGTGCCGGGCTCTACCCTAATGTTGTTCAGTGCAAAAGAAGAGGAAAACGGACGGCGTTCTATACGAAAGAAGTTGGGAAGGTTGACATCCATCCAGCTTCTGTCAATGCCGGGGTTCATCTCTTCCCTTTGCCTTACATGGTATATAGTGAAAAGGTGAAAACCAGCAGCATCTATGTTAGAGACTCTACCAACATTTCAGATTATGCCCTGCTTCTGTTTGGCGGTAATCTTGTCCCCGGCAAAAATGGCGAGGGCATTGAGATGCTTGGAGGTTACCTTCATTTCTCTGCTTCAAAGAGTGTCATTGACTTGATAAGG aaattacgTGGAGAGCTTGACAAGCTTCTGAACAGAAAAATTGAAGAACCAGGATTGGACATTACTACAGAAGGAAAGGGAGTGGTTGCTGCTGCTGTTGAGTTGCTTCACAGTCAAACCATTCGCTGA
- the LOC130960870 gene encoding DExH-box ATP-dependent RNA helicase DExH1 isoform X2 — protein MGCTYLDERHGSTQKEIRMSTDIERRVGNLLNNSQSVGEASASFPSVSTDLGQKQSLTATKSVSSQQSDSSKDKLNVALKERQEHIQASDGLKEMKAFRERLPAFKMKSEFLKAVQENQVLVVSGETGCGKTTQLPQFILEEEIGSLRGADCNIICTQPRRISAISVSARISAERGENLGETVGYQIRLETKRSAETRLLFCTTGVLLRQLVQDPQLSGVSHLLVDEIHERGMNEDFLIIILRDLLPRRPDLRLILMSATINADLFSKYFGNAPTIHIPGFTYPVEEHFLEDVLEKTRYSIKAEFDNFEGNSRRRRKQQDSKKDPLTEMFEDIDVDTHYKNYSVGVRKSLDAWSGSQIDLGLVEATIEYICRKEGDGAILVFLTGWDEISKLLDKLKVNNLLSDPNKFLILPLHGSMPTVNQREIFDRPPPNKRKIVLATNIAESSITIDDVVYVIDCGKAKETSYDALNKLACLLPSWISKASAHQRRGRAGRVQPGVCYRLYPKLIHDAMPQYQLAEILRTPLQELCLHIKSLQLGAVASFLEKALQPPDPLAVQNAIELLKTIGVLDDKEELTPLGRHLSTIPLDPNIGKMLLMGSIFQCLNPALTIAAALAYRNPFVLPINRKEEADDAKRAFAGDSCSDHIALLKAFEGWKEAKRSGNEKQFCWDNFLSSLTLRLIDDMRLQFLNLLSDIGFVDKSRGPNAYNQYSHDLEMVCAILCAGLYPNVVQCKRRGKRTAFYTKEVGKVDIHPASVNAGVHLFPLPYMVYSEKVKTSSIYVRDSTNISDYALLLFGGNLVPGKNGEGIEMLGGYLHFSASKSVIDLIRKLRGELDKLLNRKIEEPGLDITTEGKGVVAAAVELLHSQTIR, from the exons ATGGGCTGTACTT ATCTTGACGAGCGTCATGGATCAACACAGAAGGAG ATTAGAATGTCCACAGACATTGAACGAAGAGTAGGGAATCTTTTGAATAACTCACAATCAGTGGGGGAAGCATCTGCTAGTTTTCCTTCTGTATCCACTGACTTGGGACAGAAACAATCATTAACTGCTACGAAATCTGTCTCTTCACAACAGAGTGATTCTTCAAAGGATAAACTTAATGTTGCTCTAAAGGAAAGGCAGGAACATATCCAG GCAAGTGATGGTTTGAAGGAAATGAAGGCGTTTAGGGAGAGGCTTCCTGCATTTAAAATGAAGTCGGAGTTTCTGAAAGCAGTTCAGGAGAATCAG GTATTGGTAGTTTCAGGGGAGACAGGTTGTGGCAAAACAACACAGCTTCCACAATTCATTCTGGAAGAGGAAATAGGATCTTTGCGGGGGGCTGATTGCAACATAATTTGTACTCAACCTCGGCGTATCTCTGCAATTTCGGTTTCAGCTCGAATATCTGCTGAAAGAGGGGAGAATCTTGGCGAAACAGTTGGATACCAAATTCGTCTTGAAACAAAACGTTCTGCTGAAACACGCCTTCTTTTCTGCACCACTGGTGTATTACTTCGGCAATTG GTCCAAGATCCACAATTAAGTGGTGTCAGCCATTTGCTGGTTGATGAAATTCATGAAAGAGGCATGAATGAAgactttttaattataattttacgcGATCTTCTTCCTCGGCGTCCAGATTTGCGTCTCATTCTTATGAGTGCCACTATTAATGCTGACTTGTTCTCCAAATACTTTGGAAATGCCCCAACAATACACATACCG GGGTTTACTTATCCTGTGGAGGAGCACTTCCTAGAAGATGTGTTGGAGAAAACTCGATATAGCATTAAGGCAGAATTTGACAATTTTGAGGGGAACTCTAGGAGGAGAAGGAAACAACAGGATTCTAAGAAGGATCCGTTGACTGAAATGTTTGAG GATATTGATGTAGATACTCATTACAAAAATTATAGCGTAGGTGTTAGAAAATCTCTTGATGCTTGGTCAGGTTCACAGATTGATTTGGGTCTG GTAGAGGCAACAATTGAATATATCTGTCGGAAAGAAGGTGACGGAGCAATTCttgtatttcttactggctggGATGAGATCTCTAAGCTACTTGACAAACTTAAAGTTAATAACTTGCTTAGTGATCCTAACAAGTTTTTGATCCTTCCTCTGCATGGCTCAATGCCTACTGTCAACCAACGTGAAATATTTGACCGTCCTCCCCCTAACAAGAG AAAAATTGTCCTAGCAACAAATATCGCCGAGAGTAGCATCACCATAGATGATGTTGTGTATGTCATAGACTGTGGCAAAGCAAAGGAGACCAGTTATGATGCTTTAAATAAGCTAGCCTGTCTGTTACCATCGTGGATTTCAAAGGCTTCAGCTCATCAG AGACGTGGCCGTGCAGGTAGAGTGCAACCTGGAGTTTGTTATAGATTGTATCCAAAACTGATCCACGATGCAATGCCACAGTATCAGTTAGCTGAAATCCTTCGAACACCATTGCAAGAGTTGTGCCTGCATATCAAAAGTTTGCAGCTTGGAGCTGTGGCGTCATTTTTAGAAAAGGCACTTCAGCCACCAGATCCTCTCGCTGTTCAGAATGCTATTGAGCTTCTAAAAACGATTGGGGTTTTGGATGACAAGGAAGAGCTTACCCCACTGG GTCGGCATCTTAGCACCATACCTTTGGACCCAAATATTGGAAAGATGCTTCTCATGGGCTCTATCTTTCAATGCCTTAACCCTGCCTTAACAATTGCTGCAGCTCTTGCATATCGCAACCCATTTGTCTTGCCAATTAACAGAAAAGAGGAAGCTGATGATGCAAAACGAGCTTTTGCTGGTGATTCTTGCAG TGATCACATAGCTCTTCTAAAGGCATTTGAAGGATGGAAGGAGGCAAAACGTAGTGGGAATGAGAAGCAGTTTTGTTGGGACAATTTTCTATCCTCATTAACCTTGCGGTTAATTGATGATATGAGATTACAGTTTCTCAATTTATTATCTGACATCGGATTTGTTGACAAGTCCAGGGGTCCTAAT GCCTACAACCAGTACAGTCATGATTTGGAGATGGTTTGTGCAATCCTTTGTGCCGGGCTCTACCCTAATGTTGTTCAGTGCAAAAGAAGAGGAAAACGGACGGCGTTCTATACGAAAGAAGTTGGGAAGGTTGACATCCATCCAGCTTCTGTCAATGCCGGGGTTCATCTCTTCCCTTTGCCTTACATGGTATATAGTGAAAAGGTGAAAACCAGCAGCATCTATGTTAGAGACTCTACCAACATTTCAGATTATGCCCTGCTTCTGTTTGGCGGTAATCTTGTCCCCGGCAAAAATGGCGAGGGCATTGAGATGCTTGGAGGTTACCTTCATTTCTCTGCTTCAAAGAGTGTCATTGACTTGATAAGG aaattacgTGGAGAGCTTGACAAGCTTCTGAACAGAAAAATTGAAGAACCAGGATTGGACATTACTACAGAAGGAAAGGGAGTGGTTGCTGCTGCTGTTGAGTTGCTTCACAGTCAAACCATTCGCTGA